The Neisseria yangbaofengii genome contains a region encoding:
- the vapB gene encoding type II toxin-antitoxin system VapB family antitoxin, with protein MMQATIFKSNQTQALRLPKAVAFPDNVKKVDVVVLGKTRLLTPSENLWDDWFALLDAADFPDREPTFQAERESF; from the coding sequence ATGATGCAAGCCACTATTTTTAAAAGTAATCAGACACAAGCACTACGCTTGCCTAAGGCTGTTGCCTTTCCCGACAACGTGAAAAAAGTGGATGTGGTAGTGCTCGGCAAAACGCGTCTGCTTACGCCCAGCGAAAATTTGTGGGACGATTGGTTTGCGCTGCTTGATGCTGCCGATTTCCCCGACCGCGAACCTACTTTTCAAGCCGAACGGGAAAGTTTCTAA
- a CDS encoding NADH-quinone oxidoreductase subunit C, giving the protein MATLSNFQQTVSDILGDKILNIINRLGEITIECLPQHYREVMTVLKENEALHFESLVDLCGVDYSSYRNQTWQGKRFAVVSQLLSVKNNRRIRVRVWAQDDDFPLVESVVDIYNSADWYEREAFDMYGILFNNHPDLRRILTDYGFVGHPFRKDFPVSGYVEMRYDEAEKRVVYQPVTIEPREITPRIVREEHFGEQ; this is encoded by the coding sequence ATGGCAACTTTAAGCAACTTCCAGCAAACAGTATCCGATATTCTGGGTGATAAAATCCTGAATATCATCAACCGTTTGGGTGAAATTACCATCGAATGTCTGCCGCAACACTACCGTGAAGTGATGACGGTGTTGAAAGAAAACGAAGCGCTGCATTTCGAATCTCTGGTCGATCTTTGCGGCGTGGATTACAGCAGTTACCGCAATCAGACTTGGCAAGGCAAACGTTTTGCCGTGGTCAGCCAATTATTGTCGGTAAAAAACAACCGGCGTATCCGTGTCCGAGTGTGGGCGCAGGACGATGATTTCCCTTTGGTGGAATCGGTGGTGGATATTTACAACAGTGCCGACTGGTACGAGCGGGAAGCCTTCGATATGTACGGCATTCTGTTCAACAACCACCCTGATTTGCGCCGCATTCTGACCGATTACGGCTTTGTCGGCCATCCGTTCCGCAAAGATTTTCCGGTTTCCGGCTATGTGGAAATGCGTTACGACGAAGCGGAAAAACGGGTGGTTTACCAGCCGGTAACCATCGAACCTCGTGAAATTACGCCGCGTATTGTGCGTGAGGAGCATTTCGGTGAGCAATAA
- the vapC gene encoding type II toxin-antitoxin system tRNA(fMet)-specific endonuclease VapC has translation MILRYMLDTNICIYTIKNNPAAVREKFGRHQHHLCISSIVLSELLYGAEKSANPEKSLAIVEGLAARLEVQDFDDTAAAHAADIRAALAKKGTPIGHYDVLIAGHARSRGLVLVSNNMREFERVDGLLLENWAE, from the coding sequence ATGATACTGCGCTATATGCTCGATACCAATATCTGTATTTACACGATTAAAAACAACCCGGCCGCCGTGCGCGAAAAATTCGGGCGGCACCAGCATCATCTGTGCATCAGCAGCATTGTGTTGAGCGAGCTGCTTTATGGCGCGGAAAAATCAGCCAATCCCGAAAAATCATTGGCGATTGTGGAAGGCTTGGCTGCTCGGCTGGAAGTGCAGGATTTTGACGATACCGCTGCCGCGCACGCTGCCGATATTCGCGCGGCATTGGCAAAAAAAGGCACACCCATCGGGCATTACGATGTGTTGATTGCCGGACACGCGCGCAGCCGCGGCTTGGTGTTGGTCAGCAATAATATGCGCGAATTTGAGCGTGTGGATGGTTTGCTTTTGGAAAATTGGGCTGAGTGA
- the truC gene encoding tRNA pseudouridine(65) synthase TruC codes for MLDILHHGRHSIAVNKPAGMLVHRSWLDRRETRFVMQILRDQIGQHVYPVHRLDRPTSGVLLFALDPESARALTQQFERKTVAKTYWAIVRGHLPEHGRIDYPLKYQPDQIAESRTEATLQDAVTDYRCLAQTELPFQSALRYPTSRYSWAELTPHTGRKHQLRRHMKHIFHPIVGDTNYGDLRQNHAVAEHLGTNRLMLHARELSFQSLENGERVNISAPVDEEWAVWLKMMQILRLTPMQSS; via the coding sequence ATGCTCGACATTCTCCACCACGGCCGCCACAGCATCGCCGTCAACAAACCGGCCGGTATGCTCGTTCACCGCTCATGGCTTGACCGCCGCGAAACCCGCTTTGTCATGCAGATCCTGCGTGACCAAATCGGCCAACACGTTTACCCCGTGCACCGCCTCGACCGCCCGACTTCCGGCGTGTTGCTGTTTGCCCTCGACCCCGAGTCCGCCCGCGCGCTCACCCAACAATTCGAACGCAAAACCGTCGCCAAAACTTATTGGGCGATTGTGCGCGGCCACTTGCCCGAACACGGCCGCATCGACTATCCGCTCAAATACCAGCCCGACCAAATCGCCGAAAGCCGCACCGAAGCCACCTTGCAAGATGCCGTCACCGACTACCGCTGCTTGGCGCAAACCGAATTACCGTTCCAATCCGCCTTACGTTATCCCACATCGCGCTATTCATGGGCAGAACTCACCCCGCACACCGGCCGCAAACACCAGCTGCGCCGCCACATGAAACACATCTTCCACCCCATCGTCGGCGACACCAACTACGGCGATCTGCGCCAAAACCACGCCGTGGCCGAACACTTGGGCACCAACCGCTTGATGCTGCACGCGCGGGAATTGTCGTTTCAGAGTTTGGAAAACGGGGAAAGGGTGAACATCAGTGCTCCCGTGGATGAAGAGTGGGCGGTTTGGTTAAAAATGATGCAAATTCTAAGACTCACCCCGATGCAATCAAGTTGA
- a CDS encoding TIGR00730 family Rossman fold protein, whose amino-acid sequence MTLHKKLPMPVLTDETRREIHGRESYHVLKIISEFVESGEELRAIQPAVSIYGSARTPVDHADYLFAERLSRKLSDAGFSVISGGGPGIMEAANKGAFAGASPAVGLNIVLPHEQHANPYQDLSIKFQHFFPRKVMFVKHAVAYVVMPGGFGTLDELFESLTLVQTGKIPNRPIILVGKAFWAGLLDWIKDQLLGSRLILPEDMDLIQLIDDEDEIVEYIFAHYENRLEDLSEQGNDTWSLGL is encoded by the coding sequence ATGACGCTGCATAAAAAATTGCCGATGCCGGTGTTGACCGATGAAACGCGCCGCGAAATTCACGGCCGCGAGTCGTATCATGTGTTGAAGATTATTTCTGAGTTTGTCGAGTCGGGCGAGGAATTGCGGGCGATTCAGCCCGCGGTGAGTATCTACGGCAGCGCGCGCACGCCGGTGGATCATGCGGATTATCTGTTTGCCGAACGTTTGTCGCGCAAATTGTCTGATGCCGGTTTCTCGGTGATCTCGGGAGGCGGGCCGGGCATTATGGAGGCGGCGAATAAAGGTGCGTTTGCCGGTGCCAGCCCTGCGGTGGGTTTGAATATTGTGTTGCCGCATGAGCAGCATGCCAATCCGTATCAGGATTTGTCGATTAAATTTCAACATTTTTTCCCGCGCAAGGTGATGTTTGTGAAGCACGCGGTGGCTTATGTGGTGATGCCGGGCGGGTTCGGCACCTTGGATGAATTGTTTGAGAGCCTGACTTTGGTGCAAACGGGCAAAATCCCGAACCGCCCGATTATTTTGGTCGGCAAAGCGTTTTGGGCGGGGCTGCTCGATTGGATTAAAGACCAGCTTTTGGGCAGCCGCCTGATTTTGCCGGAAGACATGGATTTGATTCAATTGATTGATGATGAAGACGAAATCGTGGAATACATTTTTGCGCATTACGAAAATCGGTTGGAAGATTTGTCGGAACAAGGCAACGATACTTGGTCGTTGGGCTTATGA
- a CDS encoding NuoB/complex I 20 kDa subunit family protein — translation MGIEGVLKKGFVTTSADTVLNYMRTGSLWPVTFGLACCAVEMMHAGMARYDLDRFGIIFRPSPRQSDLLIVAGTLTNKMAPALRRVYDQMAEPRWVLSMGSCANGGGYYHYSYSVVRGADRVVPVDVYVPGCPPTAEALIYGLIQLQQKIKRTSTIARD, via the coding sequence ATGGGAATAGAAGGCGTATTGAAAAAAGGGTTTGTTACCACCAGCGCCGACACGGTATTGAACTATATGCGTACCGGTTCGCTGTGGCCGGTAACTTTCGGCTTGGCATGCTGCGCCGTGGAAATGATGCACGCCGGTATGGCACGTTACGACCTTGACCGTTTCGGCATTATTTTCCGCCCGTCGCCTCGCCAGTCGGACTTGTTGATTGTCGCCGGCACGCTGACCAATAAAATGGCACCCGCCCTGCGCCGTGTGTACGACCAAATGGCCGAGCCGCGCTGGGTATTGTCTATGGGTTCGTGTGCCAACGGCGGCGGTTATTACCATTATTCTTATTCGGTGGTGCGTGGAGCAGATCGGGTTGTGCCGGTCGATGTGTACGTGCCGGGCTGCCCGCCGACTGCCGAAGCCTTGATTTACGGTCTGATTCAGCTTCAGCAGAAAATCAAACGCACATCAACCATCGCACGGGACTGA
- a CDS encoding NADH-quinone oxidoreductase subunit A has protein sequence MLASYFPVLIFILVGLIAGVAFLLLGSILGPKNHYHEKDTPFECGFEAFENARMKFDVRYYLVAILFILFDLEVAFMFPWAVVFKDLGMFGFWSMLVFIAVLTVGFVYEWKKGALEWE, from the coding sequence ATGTTAGCCAGTTACTTTCCCGTTCTCATCTTTATCCTCGTCGGCCTGATTGCCGGTGTGGCCTTTCTCTTATTGGGCTCGATTCTGGGGCCGAAAAACCACTACCACGAAAAAGATACGCCGTTTGAGTGCGGCTTCGAAGCGTTTGAAAACGCCCGCATGAAGTTTGACGTGCGCTACTATCTGGTGGCGATTCTCTTTATTCTCTTTGATTTGGAAGTGGCATTTATGTTCCCTTGGGCGGTGGTGTTCAAGGATTTGGGCATGTTCGGATTTTGGTCCATGCTGGTGTTTATTGCCGTGCTGACGGTCGGCTTCGTGTACGAATGGAAAAAAGGAGCGTTGGAATGGGAATAG
- a CDS encoding ribonuclease catalytic domain-containing protein: protein MNIFYEESGQFKVAAVVQKNDATYQVDTQHGKRTKVKANNVFTEFSGDMAAFLEKAQADAAEIDTDLLWEVCGEDEFSAEAIAEEYFGHAPSQSELAATLIALYAAPMYFYKKAKGVFKAAPEETLKQALAAIERKKQQDAQIDAWAAALQTGEMPSEIAADLKTILHAPDKQALTYKAFIKAADALKLQPYDLAKQTGAVASLPQYLLDAFEMKHYPQGTVLAHMAVAPLPELPKADAAAFSIDDESTTEVDDALSLTDLGNGLKRVGIHIAAPSLAIESGSAIEKTVMSRLSTAYFPDGKITMLPENWIAAFSLDKGAYRPAVSIYFDVDAEFNLVGEPVNKIEAVNIAENLRIQAIEPHFNAETGLDAAGEAMFDHHQDLIWLHQFAVARQKVRGKYEENRTPQYDYSVEVASDGLVSVVRRERGSPIDTLVSEMMILANSSWAQMLDENDLPGLFRVQPSGKVRMSTQSEPHIGMGVQHYGWFTSPLRRAADYINQKQLISLIDEHSEALFHKNDAGLFAALRDFDTAYSAYADFQRQMEAYWSLVYLEQQGTKELTATVLKEDLVRIEGLPLVTRATGIPFDTLPKSQVLLNITGLDSEKQFIGLNYVKAIAPKV, encoded by the coding sequence ATGAATATTTTTTACGAAGAATCCGGCCAGTTTAAAGTCGCTGCCGTCGTGCAGAAAAACGACGCCACTTACCAAGTCGATACCCAACACGGCAAGCGCACGAAGGTGAAGGCGAATAATGTGTTTACCGAGTTTAGCGGCGACATGGCGGCGTTTTTGGAAAAAGCGCAGGCTGATGCGGCCGAGATTGACACGGATTTGCTGTGGGAAGTGTGCGGGGAAGACGAGTTTTCCGCCGAAGCGATTGCGGAAGAATATTTCGGTCATGCGCCGAGCCAATCGGAATTGGCGGCGACTTTGATTGCGCTTTATGCCGCGCCGATGTATTTCTACAAAAAGGCCAAAGGCGTGTTTAAAGCCGCGCCGGAAGAAACCTTGAAACAAGCCTTGGCGGCGATTGAGCGCAAAAAACAGCAGGATGCGCAGATTGATGCGTGGGCGGCGGCCTTGCAGACAGGAGAGATGCCGTCTGAAATCGCGGCGGATTTGAAAACGATTTTACACGCACCCGACAAGCAGGCTTTGACCTATAAGGCGTTTATCAAGGCGGCGGATGCGTTGAAATTGCAGCCTTATGATTTGGCCAAGCAAACCGGTGCAGTGGCCTCCCTGCCGCAATACCTGCTCGATGCGTTTGAAATGAAGCATTATCCGCAGGGTACGGTGTTGGCGCATATGGCGGTTGCGCCGCTGCCTGAATTGCCGAAAGCCGATGCGGCGGCGTTTTCGATTGACGACGAATCCACCACCGAAGTGGACGATGCCTTGAGCCTGACCGATTTGGGCAACGGCTTGAAACGCGTGGGCATTCACATTGCCGCGCCGTCGTTGGCGATTGAATCGGGCAGCGCGATTGAAAAAACCGTGATGAGCCGCTTGAGCACGGCCTATTTCCCCGACGGCAAAATCACTATGTTACCGGAAAACTGGATTGCCGCGTTCAGCTTGGACAAAGGCGCATACCGCCCGGCCGTAAGCATTTATTTCGATGTTGATGCCGAGTTCAACTTGGTTGGCGAACCCGTGAATAAAATCGAAGCGGTCAACATCGCCGAAAACCTGCGTATTCAGGCGATTGAGCCGCATTTCAATGCCGAAACCGGTTTGGATGCCGCCGGCGAAGCCATGTTCGACCACCATCAGGATTTGATTTGGCTCCATCAATTTGCCGTTGCACGCCAAAAAGTACGCGGCAAATACGAAGAAAACCGCACGCCGCAATACGATTACAGCGTAGAAGTGGCTTCAGACGGCCTCGTATCGGTGGTGCGCCGCGAACGCGGTTCGCCAATCGACACGTTGGTGAGCGAAATGATGATTCTGGCCAACAGCAGTTGGGCGCAAATGCTCGACGAAAACGATTTGCCGGGCTTATTCCGCGTGCAACCGAGCGGTAAAGTACGCATGAGCACCCAATCCGAGCCGCACATCGGCATGGGCGTGCAGCATTACGGCTGGTTCACCTCGCCGCTGCGCCGCGCCGCCGACTACATTAACCAAAAGCAGCTCATCAGCCTGATTGACGAACACAGCGAAGCCCTGTTCCACAAAAACGATGCCGGGCTCTTCGCTGCGCTGCGTGATTTCGACACTGCCTATTCCGCCTACGCCGATTTCCAACGCCAAATGGAAGCTTACTGGAGCTTGGTGTATTTGGAGCAGCAAGGCACGAAAGAACTCACTGCCACGGTGTTGAAAGAAGACTTGGTGCGCATCGAAGGGCTGCCGCTGGTGACCCGCGCGACGGGCATTCCGTTTGACACACTGCCGAAATCGCAAGTGCTGCTCAACATCACCGGACTGGATTCGGAGAAGCAGTTTATCGGTTTGAATTATGTAAAAGCGATTGCGCCGAAGGTTTGA